The following proteins come from a genomic window of Pseudomonas sp. J452:
- a CDS encoding translation initiation factor Sui1 yields MVKKASSFSALSGLVYSTDSGRHCPDCSQPVDACICKQSRIPEGDGIARVRRETKGRGGKTVTTISGVPLAEEPLKELASALKKRCGCGGGLKDGVIEIQGDMVDLLLEELTKRGFKAKKSGG; encoded by the coding sequence GTGGTCAAGAAAGCTTCGTCATTCTCCGCCTTGAGCGGTCTCGTCTATTCCACCGACAGCGGTCGGCACTGCCCCGACTGCAGCCAGCCGGTGGATGCCTGTATCTGCAAGCAGAGCCGGATTCCCGAAGGGGATGGTATCGCCCGTGTGCGCCGGGAAACCAAGGGCCGGGGTGGCAAGACGGTCACCACCATCAGCGGTGTGCCGCTAGCCGAAGAGCCGCTGAAAGAACTGGCCAGCGCGCTGAAGAAACGCTGCGGCTGCGGCGGCGGACTCAAGGATGGGGTCATCGAGATCCAGGGCGACATGGTCGACCTGCTCCTCGAAGAGCTCACCAAGCGTGGCTTCAAGGCCAAGAAATCCGGCGGCTGA
- a CDS encoding NUDIX hydrolase has translation MPISAEEAAHRAASDAERIAWVDAQDCLLGSLPRAELRERGLIGRGTFILLFNAAGELCVHRRTLSKAIYPGYWDVAAGGMVGEGESYAESAARELQEELGIAGVELREHGRFFFDQPDNRLWCAVFSAVSDAPLVLQPEEVLEAVFLPLPEVLREAESKPFCPDSLQALRSYLANT, from the coding sequence ATGCCGATCTCCGCCGAGGAAGCGGCGCACCGTGCCGCTTCCGATGCTGAACGCATTGCCTGGGTCGACGCGCAGGATTGCCTGCTCGGCAGCCTGCCGCGCGCCGAGCTGCGTGAGCGCGGGCTGATCGGTCGCGGCACCTTCATCCTGCTGTTCAATGCTGCCGGCGAGCTGTGCGTGCACCGGCGCACCCTGAGCAAGGCCATCTATCCCGGCTACTGGGATGTGGCGGCCGGCGGCATGGTGGGCGAGGGCGAGAGCTATGCCGAATCGGCCGCGCGCGAGCTGCAGGAGGAGCTGGGCATTGCCGGTGTCGAACTGCGCGAGCATGGGCGCTTCTTCTTCGATCAGCCGGACAATCGACTGTGGTGTGCGGTGTTCTCGGCGGTCTCCGATGCACCGCTGGTGCTGCAGCCGGAGGAAGTGCTGGAGGCGGTTTTCCTGCCGCTGCCGGAGGTGCTGCGTGAGGCCGAGAGCAAGCCCTTCTGCCCCGACTCGCTGCAGGCGCTGCGCAGTTACCTGGCCAATACCTGA
- a CDS encoding PleD family two-component system response regulator, whose protein sequence is MIEQEDPSRDRLKQHFAKRVIHQARQVLEVWQRLQQAEWNAVDMAELVEANLGLLRYAERFEQAVHVQLAASIGNCLSAVEANRGRLNSQLITELNQLMQRLSRTGLRHGDQFEQTFLPPLRKPVYLALQDHERAERLAQQLEFFGLTAQALDSANAFRAAMTERHPAAILMEVDFAGPGLGLQLASEAQQGLEQKLPLLFFSHADTDTPTRLAAVRAGGQEFFTGSLDASSLIERIEVLTHVSQYDPYKVLIIDDSRAQATHTERVLNSAGIVTRTLTEPIQAMAELADFQPDLIILDMYMPDCNGPELAKVIRHNDRYVSVPIIYLSAEDDLDKQLDAMSEGGDDFLTKPIKPRHLIATVRNRASRARNLRSRMVRDSLTGLYNHTHTLQLLEDARFRARRDGQPLSFAMLDIDHFKRVNDTYGHPMGDRVIKSLALFLKQRLRKTDHIGRYGGEEFAVVLPDTDAVTAAKVLDEIRKRFAEIVYPAQPQDLSCTFSCGIAELRGELDSNLLSKQADEALYVAKHGGRNRVEIHLA, encoded by the coding sequence ATGATCGAGCAAGAAGACCCAAGCCGCGACCGTCTCAAGCAGCACTTTGCCAAACGCGTCATCCACCAGGCCCGTCAGGTTCTGGAAGTCTGGCAACGCCTGCAACAGGCCGAGTGGAATGCCGTCGACATGGCCGAACTGGTCGAGGCCAACCTGGGCCTGCTGCGCTACGCCGAACGTTTCGAGCAGGCCGTGCATGTGCAACTGGCGGCCAGCATCGGCAACTGCCTGAGCGCCGTGGAGGCCAATCGCGGGCGCCTCAACAGCCAACTGATCACCGAGCTCAACCAACTGATGCAGCGCCTGTCACGCACCGGCCTGCGCCATGGCGACCAGTTCGAGCAGACGTTCCTGCCGCCGCTGCGCAAACCGGTGTACCTGGCCCTGCAGGATCACGAGCGTGCCGAGCGCCTGGCCCAGCAACTGGAGTTCTTCGGCCTCACCGCCCAGGCCCTGGACAGCGCCAATGCGTTTCGTGCCGCCATGACCGAGCGCCATCCGGCGGCCATCCTCATGGAAGTCGACTTCGCTGGCCCCGGCCTCGGCCTGCAACTGGCCAGCGAAGCCCAGCAGGGCCTGGAACAGAAGCTGCCGCTGCTGTTCTTCAGCCACGCCGATACCGACACGCCGACGCGCCTGGCCGCCGTACGCGCCGGCGGCCAGGAATTCTTCACTGGCAGCCTCGATGCCTCCAGCCTGATCGAGCGCATCGAGGTGCTCACCCACGTTTCCCAGTACGACCCGTACAAGGTGCTGATCATCGATGACTCACGGGCCCAGGCGACCCACACCGAGCGCGTGCTGAACAGCGCCGGGATCGTCACCCGCACCCTCACCGAGCCGATCCAGGCGATGGCCGAGCTGGCCGACTTCCAGCCGGACCTGATCATCCTCGACATGTACATGCCTGACTGCAACGGCCCGGAACTGGCCAAGGTGATCCGCCACAATGACCGCTATGTCAGCGTGCCGATCATCTACCTGTCCGCCGAGGACGACCTGGACAAGCAGCTCGACGCCATGAGCGAGGGCGGCGACGATTTCCTCACCAAGCCGATCAAGCCGCGTCACCTGATCGCCACCGTGCGCAACCGCGCCAGCCGCGCGCGCAATCTCAGGTCGCGCATGGTGCGTGACAGCCTCACCGGGCTGTACAACCACACCCACACCCTGCAGCTGCTGGAGGATGCGCGTTTCCGCGCCCGTCGCGACGGCCAGCCGCTGAGCTTCGCCATGCTCGACATCGACCACTTCAAACGGGTCAACGACACCTACGGCCACCCCATGGGCGACCGGGTGATCAAGAGCCTGGCGTTGTTCCTCAAGCAGCGCCTGCGCAAGACCGACCATATCGGTCGCTACGGCGGCGAGGAATTCGCCGTGGTCCTGCCGGACACCGACGCGGTCACCGCCGCCAAGGTGCTCGACGAGATCCGCAAGCGCTTCGCCGAGATCGTCTACCCGGCGCAACCCCAGGACCTGTCCTGCACCTTCAGCTGCGGCATCGCCGAACTGCGCGGCGAACTGGACAGCAACCTGCTGTCCAAACAGGCCGACGAAGCCCTGTACGTGGCCAAGCATGGCGGGCGCAACCGGGTGGAAATCCATCTCGCCTAA
- a CDS encoding DUF2333 family protein produces the protein MLDWKKRTEDLRGSVDDSVDDVRSYFGGLWLSRTLGSLLAIYLLAALGVGWYWSQEPALFPVQQHAQTAAEKAQRKLVAGYTTVETLKQVSSTLLNKPGGYLSNDIAPPGLWLDNMPAWEYGVLVQVRDLSRALRKDFARSQSQSTESTLLVRAEQRFNFDNKSWALPASEAEYAEGLKSLDRYLAALADPSQQNAQFYARADNLNSWLGDVATRLGSLSQRLSASVGRVRLNTDLSDKAPVDGEAVPLSEEEVKTPWLQIDNVFYEARGQAWALSHILRAIEVDFADVLAKKNATVSVRQIIRELEAAQEPLWSPMVLNGSGYGVLANHSLVMANYISRANAAIIDLRTLLTQG, from the coding sequence ATGCTGGATTGGAAGAAACGCACAGAAGACCTGCGCGGCAGCGTCGACGACTCGGTGGATGATGTTCGCAGCTATTTCGGTGGCCTGTGGCTGAGCCGCACCCTGGGCAGCCTGCTGGCTATTTATCTGCTGGCGGCGCTGGGCGTCGGCTGGTACTGGAGCCAGGAGCCCGCGCTGTTCCCGGTGCAGCAACATGCCCAGACGGCGGCCGAGAAGGCGCAGCGCAAGCTGGTGGCGGGCTACACCACGGTGGAAACCCTCAAGCAGGTATCCAGCACGCTGCTCAACAAGCCGGGTGGCTACCTGTCCAACGACATCGCGCCGCCCGGCCTGTGGCTGGACAACATGCCAGCCTGGGAGTACGGCGTGCTGGTCCAGGTGCGTGACCTGTCCCGCGCGCTGCGCAAGGATTTTGCCCGCTCGCAGTCGCAATCCACCGAGAGCACGCTTCTGGTCAGGGCCGAGCAGCGTTTTAACTTCGACAACAAGAGCTGGGCCCTGCCGGCCTCGGAAGCTGAATACGCCGAGGGCCTCAAATCGCTGGATCGCTACCTGGCGGCCTTGGCCGACCCGAGCCAGCAGAACGCACAGTTCTACGCTCGCGCCGACAACCTCAACAGCTGGCTGGGCGATGTCGCTACCCGCCTCGGTTCGCTGTCCCAGCGCCTGTCCGCCAGTGTCGGTCGAGTGCGCCTGAACACCGATCTGTCGGACAAGGCGCCGGTCGACGGTGAGGCCGTGCCGCTCAGCGAGGAGGAGGTGAAGACCCCCTGGCTGCAGATCGACAACGTGTTCTACGAAGCCCGTGGCCAGGCCTGGGCGCTGTCGCACATCCTGCGCGCCATCGAGGTGGACTTCGCCGACGTGCTGGCGAAGAAGAATGCCACCGTCAGCGTGCGGCAGATCATCCGCGAGCTGGAGGCGGCACAGGAGCCGCTGTGGAGCCCGATGGTGCTCAATGGCAGCGGCTACGGCGTGCTGGCCAACCACTCGCTGGTGATGGCCAACTACATCTCGCGCGCCAATGCGGCGATCATCGACTTGCGCACCCTGCTGACCCAAGGCTAA